One window of the Etheostoma spectabile isolate EspeVRDwgs_2016 chromosome 16, UIUC_Espe_1.0, whole genome shotgun sequence genome contains the following:
- the olfm1b gene encoding olfactomedin 1b isoform X2, with protein MQPASKLLTLILLIFMGTELTQVLPANPEESWQVYSSAQDSEGRCVCTVVAPQQSMCSRDARTKQLRQLLEKVQNMTQSIQVLDQRTQRDLQYVEKMEVQLRGLETKFRQVEENHKQNIAKQYKAIKAKMEDIRPLIPVLEEYKADAKLVLQFKEEVQNLTSVLSELQEEMGAYDYEELHNRVSNLEERLRACMQKLACGKLTGVSDPITIKTSGSRFGSWMTDPLAPEGDTRVWYMDGYHNNRFVREYKSMQDFMTSDNFTSHRLPHPWSGTGQVVYNGSIYFNKFQSHVIIKFDFRTSSISKSRQLDYAGFNNAYHYAWGGHSDIDLMVDEGGLWAVYATNQNAGNIVLSKLNPNTLQIIKSWTTNHPKRSAGESFMICGTLYVTNGYSGGTKVYYAYSTNSSTYEYIDIAFQNKYSHISMLDYNPRDRALYAWNNGHQVLYNVTLFHVIRSEEL; from the exons ATGCAGCCTGCGAGCAAGCTCCTGACTCTGATTCTCCTCATCTTCATGGGCACAGAACTCACCCAA GTGTTGCCAGCGAACCCAGAGGAGTCGTGGCAGGTGTACAGTTCAGCCCAGGATAGTGAGGGGAGGTGTGTCTGCACTGTGGTGGCGCCCCAGCAGTCCATGTGTTCACGGGATGCCCGCACCAAACAACTGAGGCAGCTGTTAGAGAAG GTCCAGAACATGACCCAGTCCATCCAGGTCCTGGACCAGCGAACCCAGAGAGACCTGCAGTATGTGGAGAAGATGGAGGTCCAGCTCCGTGGCCTGGAGACCAAGTTCAGGCAGGTGGAGGAGAACCACAAGCAGAACATCGCCAAGCAATACAAG GCCATAAAAGCGAAAATGGAGGATATTAGACCGTTGATACCAGTGTTGGAGGAGTACAAAGCCGATGCCAAATTGGTATTGCAGTTTAAGGAGGAGGTCCAGAATCTGACGTCAGTTCTAAGCGAACTTCAGGAGGAGATGGGGGCCTATGACTACGAGGAGCTCCACAACAGAGTGTCAAATCTTGAGGAGAGACTCCGAGCATGCATGCAAAAATTAG CATGTGGCAAGCTGACAGGCGTCAGTGATCCCATCACCATCAAGACGTCTGGATCCAGGTTCGGTTCCTGGATGACCGACCCTCTGGCTCCTGAAGGAGATACGCGG GTCTGGTACATGGATGGCTACCACAACAACCGCTTCGTGCGGGAGTACAAGTCGATGCAGGACTTCATGACGTCAGACAACTTCACTTCCCACCGGCTGCCCCACCCATGGTCGGGAACAGGTCAGGTGGTCTACAATGGCTCCATCTACTTCAACAAGTTCCAGAGCCATGTCATCATCAAGTTCGACTTCCGCACCTCTTCCATCAGCAAGTCCCGGCAACTCGACTACGCCGGCTTCAACAATGCGTATCACTACGCCTGGGGCGGCCACTCCGACATCGACCTGATGGTGGACGAGGGAGGCCTGTGGGCTGTCTATGCCACCAACCAGAACGCCGGCAACATTGTCCTCAGCAAGCTGAACCCCAACACGCTGCAGATCATCAAGAGCTGGACCACCAACCACCCCAAAAGGAGTGCCGGCGAGTCTTTTATGATCTGCGGCACGCTCTATGTCACCAATGGCTACTCAGGAGGCACTAAGGTGTACTACGCCTACTCCACTAACTCCTCTACTTACGAGTACATCGACATTGCCTTCCAGAACAAGTACTCGCATATCTCCATGCTGGACTACAACCCGCGTGACCGAGCCCTCTATGCCTGGAACAATGGCCACCAGGTCCTCTACAATGTCACACTGTTCCACGTTATCCGCTCAGAAGAGCTGTAA
- the olfm1b gene encoding olfactomedin 1b isoform X1, producing the protein MSVPLLKIGVVLSTMAMITNWMSQTLPSLVGLNTTKLTAAQGGYPDRSTGVLPANPEESWQVYSSAQDSEGRCVCTVVAPQQSMCSRDARTKQLRQLLEKVQNMTQSIQVLDQRTQRDLQYVEKMEVQLRGLETKFRQVEENHKQNIAKQYKAIKAKMEDIRPLIPVLEEYKADAKLVLQFKEEVQNLTSVLSELQEEMGAYDYEELHNRVSNLEERLRACMQKLACGKLTGVSDPITIKTSGSRFGSWMTDPLAPEGDTRVWYMDGYHNNRFVREYKSMQDFMTSDNFTSHRLPHPWSGTGQVVYNGSIYFNKFQSHVIIKFDFRTSSISKSRQLDYAGFNNAYHYAWGGHSDIDLMVDEGGLWAVYATNQNAGNIVLSKLNPNTLQIIKSWTTNHPKRSAGESFMICGTLYVTNGYSGGTKVYYAYSTNSSTYEYIDIAFQNKYSHISMLDYNPRDRALYAWNNGHQVLYNVTLFHVIRSEEL; encoded by the exons ATGTCTGTGCCTTTGCTGAAAATTGGCGTCGTGCTCAGCACCATGGCGATGATTACCAACTGGATGTCGCAGACCCTCCCCTCACTGGTGGGGCTCAATACTACCAAGCTCACGGCTGCACAGGGAGGGTACCCAGACCGGAGCACAGGA GTGTTGCCAGCGAACCCAGAGGAGTCGTGGCAGGTGTACAGTTCAGCCCAGGATAGTGAGGGGAGGTGTGTCTGCACTGTGGTGGCGCCCCAGCAGTCCATGTGTTCACGGGATGCCCGCACCAAACAACTGAGGCAGCTGTTAGAGAAG GTCCAGAACATGACCCAGTCCATCCAGGTCCTGGACCAGCGAACCCAGAGAGACCTGCAGTATGTGGAGAAGATGGAGGTCCAGCTCCGTGGCCTGGAGACCAAGTTCAGGCAGGTGGAGGAGAACCACAAGCAGAACATCGCCAAGCAATACAAG GCCATAAAAGCGAAAATGGAGGATATTAGACCGTTGATACCAGTGTTGGAGGAGTACAAAGCCGATGCCAAATTGGTATTGCAGTTTAAGGAGGAGGTCCAGAATCTGACGTCAGTTCTAAGCGAACTTCAGGAGGAGATGGGGGCCTATGACTACGAGGAGCTCCACAACAGAGTGTCAAATCTTGAGGAGAGACTCCGAGCATGCATGCAAAAATTAG CATGTGGCAAGCTGACAGGCGTCAGTGATCCCATCACCATCAAGACGTCTGGATCCAGGTTCGGTTCCTGGATGACCGACCCTCTGGCTCCTGAAGGAGATACGCGG GTCTGGTACATGGATGGCTACCACAACAACCGCTTCGTGCGGGAGTACAAGTCGATGCAGGACTTCATGACGTCAGACAACTTCACTTCCCACCGGCTGCCCCACCCATGGTCGGGAACAGGTCAGGTGGTCTACAATGGCTCCATCTACTTCAACAAGTTCCAGAGCCATGTCATCATCAAGTTCGACTTCCGCACCTCTTCCATCAGCAAGTCCCGGCAACTCGACTACGCCGGCTTCAACAATGCGTATCACTACGCCTGGGGCGGCCACTCCGACATCGACCTGATGGTGGACGAGGGAGGCCTGTGGGCTGTCTATGCCACCAACCAGAACGCCGGCAACATTGTCCTCAGCAAGCTGAACCCCAACACGCTGCAGATCATCAAGAGCTGGACCACCAACCACCCCAAAAGGAGTGCCGGCGAGTCTTTTATGATCTGCGGCACGCTCTATGTCACCAATGGCTACTCAGGAGGCACTAAGGTGTACTACGCCTACTCCACTAACTCCTCTACTTACGAGTACATCGACATTGCCTTCCAGAACAAGTACTCGCATATCTCCATGCTGGACTACAACCCGCGTGACCGAGCCCTCTATGCCTGGAACAATGGCCACCAGGTCCTCTACAATGTCACACTGTTCCACGTTATCCGCTCAGAAGAGCTGTAA